The sequence TTTTGGCCGTATTTTTCAGCGACGTAAAGTGCGTCAATTGCATCACGACCTTCTTTACCCATACGTTCAGGGAAACCTTGCGCCATTACTGCTTGTGCATGGTGTGCTGTGTCTAAACCTACAACGTCGAGCAAGTAAGCAGGGCCCATTGGCCAACCGAACTTGCGCTCCATGACTTTATCGATCTTAGTGAAATCAGCACCGTCGCGTAGCAACATGCTGAAACCGCCAAAGTAAGGGAAAAGTACACGGTTAACGAAGAAGCCTGGACAGTCGTTAACAACGATAGGGGATTTACCCATCTTCGCTGCGTAAGCAACCACGCGATTGATCGTTTCTTCTGAAGTATGCTCGCCACGGATGATCTCAACTAAAGGCATGCGGTGTACTGGGTTAAAGAAGTGCATGCCACAGAAGTTCTCTGGGCGCTTCAAAGATTTCGCTAACAGGTTAATCGGAATCGTCGAGGTATTTGATGTTAGAACCGTGTCTTCACCAACCAAACCTTCTACTTCGCTCAGTACGGCTGCCTTTACTTTAGGGTTCTCTACAACGGCTTCCACAATCACATCTGACTGCTCAACACCTGCGTAATGTAGGCTTGGAGTAATAGAAGACAGAATACCTGCCATCTTGAATCCATCGAGACGACCGCGCGATAAACGTTTATTCAACAGCTTAGAAGCTTCATTCATTCCTAGATCAAGTGATGCTTGTGCGATGTCCTTCATCATCACTGGCACGCCTTTCAATGCTGACTGGTAAGCAATACCGCCACCCATGATGCCAGCACCAAGCACCGCTGCACGTTCAGTCGCTTTGTTGGCAGACTTACCCGCTTGTTTCGCTAGGCCTTTGATGTATTGGTCATTCAAGAATAGACCGACCAATGCTTTTGCTTCTTCAGATTTCGCTAGCTTAACGAAGTGTTTACGCTCTATATCCAATGCTGCATCGCGATCGCTACGGGCTGCTTCTTCTATAGCGATAACCGAAGTGATTGGTGCTGGGTAATGAGGCCCTGCTTTTTGAGCCACTAAGCCCTTAGCCATGGTAAAGCTCATCATCGCTTCTAGTTTGCTTAATGAAAGCGCTGATGTTTTTTGTTTACGGCGTAGCTGCCAATCAAGTTTCTCATTAGCTGCTAGAGAAACAGTGTTAATCGCTGATTCTAGTAGTTGGTCGGTTTCAACAATCGCATCTAACAAGCCAACTTTAAGTGCTTCATCAGCACGACATGCTTTGCCTTGCGTGATAATTTCCATTGCGCTGTCAGCACCGATAACACGTGGCAGGCGTACACAACCACCAAAGCCAGGCATGATGCCAAGTTTGGTTTCTGGTAGGCCTATGCTGGTGGTCTTGTCACCGATACGGAAATCGGTCGCTAAGACACATTCACAGCCGCCACCTAGGGCATGGCCACGCATCATTGAAAGAGTTGGGACAGGAAGGTCTTCGAGCTTGCTGAAGATTGAATTCGCGAATCTTAACCATTCATCAAGTTCTGCTTCTGGCTTAGCAAATAGGCCAAGAAATTCAGTGATGTCTGCGCCTACGATGAACGCGTCTTTGTTTGAAGTTAAGATTAAACCACGTAATCCAGCGTGAGCATTAAGAGCATCTAACGCTTTATCTAGTGATTCTAAAGTAGCAAGGTCGAGTTTGTTTACAGAGGCTGGCGCACAGAAGCTAAGTTCTGCAATACCGTCTTGTAATTCCTTTACCTGTAAGGTGTTAGCTTGGTAAATCATTGTCTATCTCCATGACATACAATCCACGATTGTTTGAGAGAATCTTGTTATCTTTCTATTATTGTAGAATACCTGGTAAGACCAGTTATCTTAGTCTGTACCTCTGCTTGGTGAATTTCAATACATTTTTTAAACAATTGTTTAACATTGTGCGATAGCACAGATCCTCTAACCCTTATTATTCACGCGTGATACACTTCGCCGCTCTTATTAATTAAGTTAACGATATGAATGAACAGCCCTATTTAATACCGTCTGCGTCGGCTCTGTTTGAAGAAGAGATAAAGAAGAGCGTCTTCATTACTCATCTTGCTCATACTCCAAGTGTAGAAGCTGCTAAACAGTTCGTAGAACAGGTAAAAAAAGAGCATTCATCAGCACGACATAATTGTTGGGGTTTTGCTGCAGGGCGACCTGAAGACTCAATGAAATGGGGCTTTAGTGATGATGGAGAGCCATCTGGTACTGCGGGTAAGCCTATCTTGGCGCAACTGTCTGGTTCTGGTGTCGGTGAACTGACGGCTGTTGTCACTCGTTATTCAGGCGGAATCAAGCTTGGAACGGGTGGCCTAGTAAAGGCGTATGGTGGTGGAGTACAACAAGCTCTCAAGCTGCTTCAAACTATCGAGAAAAAAATAACCACAAAATTACGGCTAGAGTTAGACTATGGCTTTGTGCCAATCGCGCAATCCATTATGGCTCAGCATCAGGCTGTTGAAGTCCAAGCGGATTATGGTGTTCAAGTTGAGCTTATTATTGAAATAGAGCTCCTTCAGGTAGATTCGTTTACCCAAACCATGATCAATAAAAGCGGTGCTAAGGCACTGGTAACGAAAGTCAAAGACAACTAGGAAGTGTGAAGCATTTTGCTTCGTTCAATAGCTCATGCAATTTCGCTCAATTATTCGAATCGTCGGATTATTATTAGCACTTTTTAGTGTATCAATGCTCGCACCTGCGCTCGTCGCACTGATCTATAGAGATGGTGCGGGTGTGCCATTTGTGACGACTTTCTTCGTTCTATTATTTTGTGGAGCAACTTGCTGGTTTCCAAACCGACGCTATAAACATGAATTGAAGGCGCGAGATGGCTTTCTTATTGTGGTGTTGTTCTGGACGGTAATCGGTAGTGCTGGTGCGCTGCCGTTTTTGATCGCGGATAATCCGAGTGTTTCGGTTACTGACGCCTTTTTTGAATCGTTTTCAGCATTAACGACGACAGGTGCAACTGTAATTGTTGGTCTCGATGACCTGCCTAAAGCCATTCTATTTTACCGCCAGTTTCTACAGTGGTTTGGTGGTATGGGTATCATCGTATTGGCGGTAGCCATCCTTCCTGTTCTGGGTATCGGTGGTATGCAGCTGTATCGTGCTGAAATCCCAGGCCCTGTAAAAGACAGTAAGATGACTCCGCGTATTGCTGAAACGGCAAAAGCGCTCTGGTACATCTATCTGAGTCTAACTATTGCTTGTGCAGTGGCGTTTTGGCTTGCTGGTATGAGCTTCTTTGATGCAATCAGCCACAGTTTCTCAACCATTGCTATTGGTGGCTTCTCGACTCACGATGCAAGTATGGGTTACTTCAATAGCCCTGCTATCAACATGATTACGGTCGTGTTCCTTCTTATCTCTGCGTGTAACTATTCACTTCACTTTGCGGCATTTGCTTCAGGTGGTGTGCATCCTAAGTATTATTGGAAAGATCCTGAGTTCCGCGCTTTTATCTTTATTCAAGTCGTCCTGTTCTTAGTTTGTTTCTTATTACTACTGAATCATCACTCTTACGATTCGTATTATGATGCTTTCGATCAGGCGTTGTTCCAGACAGTATCTATTTCAACAACCGCAGGCTTCACCACCACTGGTTTCTCTGAGTGGCCGTTATTCTTACCTGTGCTGCTTCTGTTCTCTTCTTTTATAGGTGGTTGTGCAGGTTCAACGGGTGGTGGTATGAAAGTCATTCGAATATTGCTGCTTACCTTGCAAGGTGCTCGTGAAATGAAGCGTCTTGTTCACCCGCGTGCTGTCTATACCATCAAGGTTGGTGGTTCGGCACTACCACAACGTGTCGTGGATGCGGTTTGGGGCTTCTTCTCTGCATACGCATTGGTTTTTGTGGTTTGTATGTTGGCTCTTATTGCTACGGGGATGGATGAGCTCAGTGCTTTCTCTGCCGTGGCGGCAACATTGAATAACCTTGGTCCTGGTCTTGGCGAGGTTGCGATGCACTTTGGCGACGTTAATGACAAAGCCAAGTGGGTATTGATCGTGTCTATGTTGTTTGGCCGTTTAGAAATATTCACCTTATTAATTTTATTGACCCCTACGTTTTGGCGTAGCTAAGGACATATTGTGGCAAAAGCTCTATTTTTGTATTCAAGCCGTGAAGGTCAGACCAAGAAAATCTTGAACTATATAAAAGAAGAAATGAATGAGTTCGAATGTGAGCTTCAAGATCTGCACACTGTTAATAATGTCGACTTTGCTCAGTACGACAGAGTGTTGATTGGTGCATCTATTCGTTACGGCCACCTTAATAAGAAGCTATACCAGTTTATTGATGCCAATCTTGCTCAGTTGCAATCAAACAAGGTCGCTTTCTTCTGCGTTAACTTAACGGCTCGTAAAGAAGACCAAGGTAAAGATACTCCTGAAGGTAGCGCTTATATTAAGAAATTTCTTCTCAAGTCACCGTGGCAGCCGACCTTGATCGGTGTATTCGCGGGTGCCCTCTATTACCCTCGTTATAATTGGTTCGATAAAACCATGATTCGCTTCATTATGAATATGACAGGTGGTGAAACGGATACAACCAAGGAAGTTGAGTACACGAACTGGGAAAAAGTCTCTTTATTCTCTAAGAAACTGCAAGAGATGTAAGAGAAAAGCCTACTTTTGAGGCGTTTTGTGCTCTTTTTAATCGAACGAATAAAAAAAAGAGAAAAACTTCAAAAAGGGCTTGCCAGTGTGATCGAAATCTCTATAATGCGACCTCGTTGAAACGGGAAGGCTTCGTAAGAAACCAAAACGAATCAGCAGGTCAAATTAGCCAAGCTAAGCGCTTGAAAAAAGTTTTGAAAATAGTGGTTGACACTAAAACTTAAATCGCTAAAATGGCCGTCCGATTTGAGCGAAGCTCAAAAAGGAAAAGCTCTTTAACAATTTAAACCTATCAATCTGTGTGGGCACTCGTTGATGAATATCAAAACGTTTTATCTTAGATAAAACAGATTCTTCGGAATCAAAATTGATTTCAATGAGCTGAGTGACCAATACGTTTAACTACTTGTAGTTATTCGGCACAGTCAATTCATTACCATTCTGTTGGAATGGTAATAGCTTTAGAATTACATGTTTACTTCGGTAAATATTAGTTTTGAAGTCAGTATTCGTTGAGTCACAAAATCTTAAATTGAAGAGTTTGATCATGGCTCAGATTGAACGCTGGCGGCAGGCCTAACACATGCAAGTCGAGCGGAAACGACAACATTGAACCTTCGGAAGATTTGTTGGGCGTCGAGCGGCGGACGGGTGAGTAATGCCTAGGAAATTGCCTTGATGTGGGGGATAACCATTGGAAACGATGGCTAATACCGCATAATGCCTACGGGCCAAAGAGGGGGACCTTCGGGCCTCTCGCGTCAAGATATGCCTAGGTGGGATTAGCTAGTTGGTGAGGTAATGGCTCACCAAGGCGACGATCCCTAGCTGGTCTGAGAGGATGATCAGCCACACTGGAACTGAGACACGGTCCAGACTCCTACGGGAGGCAGCAGTGGGGAATATTGCACAATGGGCGAAAGCCTGATGCAGCCATGCCGCGTGTATGAAGAAGGCCTTCGGGTTGTAAAGTACTTTCAGTTGTGAGGAAGGGTGTGTAGTTAATAGCTGCGCATCTTGACGTTAGCAACAGAAGAAGCACCGGCTAACTCCGTGCCAGCAGCCGCGGTAATACGGAGGGTGCGAGCGTTAATCGGAATTACTGGGCGTAAAGCGCATGCAGGTGGTTCATTAAGTCAGATGTGAAAGCCCGGGGCTCAACCTCGGAACTGCATTTGAAACTGGTGAACTAGAGTGCTGTAGAGGGGGGTAGAATTTCAGGTGTAGCGGTGAAATGCGTAGAGATCTGAAGGAATACCAGTGGCGAAGGCGGCCCCCTGGACAGACACTGACACTCAGATGCGAAAGCGTGGGGAGCAAACAGGATTAGATACCCTGGTAGTCCACGCCGTAAACGATGTCTACTTGGAGGTTGTGGCCTTGAGCCGTGGCTTTCGGAGCTAACGCGTTAAGTAGACCGCCTGGGGAGTACGGTCGCAAGATTAAAACTCAAATGAATTGACGGGGGCCCGCACAAGCGGTGGAGCATGTGGTTTAATTCGATGCAACGCGAAGAACCTTACCTACTCTTGACATCCAGAGAAGCCAGCGGAGACGCAGGTGTGCCTTCGGGAGCTCTGAGACAGGTGCTGCATGGCTGTCGTCAGCTCGTGTTGTGAAATGTTGGGTTAAGTCCCGCAACGAGCGCAACCCTTATCCTTGTTTGCCAGCGAGTAATGTCGGGAACTCCAGGGAGACTGCCGGTGATAAACCGGAGGAAGGTGGGGACGACGTCAAGTCATCATGGCCCTTACGAGTAGGGCTACACACGTGCTACAATGGCGCATACAGAGGGCAGCAAGCTAGCGATAGTGAGCGAATCCCAAAAAGTGCGTCGTAGTCCGGATTGGAGTCTGCAACTCGACTCCATGAAGTCGGAATCGCTAGTAATCGTGAATCAGAATGTCACGGTGAATACGTTCCCGGGCCTTGTACACACCGCCCGTCACACCATGGGAGTGGGCTGCAAAAGAAGTGGGTAGTTTAACCTTTCGGGGAGGACGCTCACCACTTTGTGGTTCATGACTGGGGTGAAGTCGTAACAAGGTAGCCCTAGGGGAACCTGGGGCTGGATCACCTCCTTATACGAAGATACTTACGATGAGTGTCCACACAGATTGATTAGGTTTAGAAAAGCAAAGAGAAGAAGAACTCCCAAGGTTCTTCGAAGTTTGTTTCTACTTTTAAAGTAGAGATAAATTAGCAGTGTCCCGTTCGTCTAGAGGCCTAGGACACCGCCCTTTCACGGCGGTAACAGGGGTTCGACTCCCCTACGGGATACCATTGGGTCGTTAGCTCAGTTGGTAGAGCAGTTGACTTTTAATCAATTGGTCGCAGGTTCGAATCCTGCACGACCCACCATTTCCTCCCAAGGAAATAAAATATGGGGCTATAGCTCAGCTGGGAGAGCGCCTGCCTTGCACGCAGGAGGTCTGCGGTTCGATCCCGCATAGCTCCACCATTCCTTCCATAAGGAATTAAAACTTTTATGGGCGATTAGCTCAGTTGGGAGAGCACCTGCCTTACAAGCAGGGGGTCACTGGTTCGAGCCCGGTATCGCCCACCATCTTTAAGCATTCTCGTAAGAGAGTATTTAAAAATGGGTTTGAAAGTTTAATACTTAAAACTCTTGCTCTTTAACAATTTGGAAAGCTGACTGATTTGATTACTTACGAGTAATTCAATCAAATTTAAAAGTTCTCAATGTTTATCTTTCATTAGATAAACACAACAAACACATTCAAGTGTATTGTATTCGAATCAAATTTATTTGATTCAATTGAGTCCGGCAAACAGTCATTAAGAATTAACCCTTCTTAATGACAACCAAAAACCTTGGTTAGTTGCCATACACTAAGACCCTTTCGGGTTGTATGGTTAAGTGACTAAGCGTACACGGTGGATGCCTTGGCAGTCAGAGGCGATGAAAGACGTAATAACTTGCGATAAGCCCAGATTAGGTAGTAATAACCTTTTGAGTCTGGGATTTCTGAATGGGGAAACCCACGTGCATAAGCACGTATCCTGTTGTGAATACATAGCAACAGGAGGCAAACCGGGGGAACTGAAACATCTAAGTACCCCGAGGAAGAGAAATCAACCGAGATTCCGAAAGTAGCGGCGAGCGAAATTGGATTAGCCCTTAAGCTTTTAATGATGCAGGTGAAGCCTCTGGAAAGTGGCGCAACAAAG is a genomic window of Vibrio sp. FE10 containing:
- a CDS encoding TrkH family potassium uptake protein — encoded protein: MQFRSIIRIVGLLLALFSVSMLAPALVALIYRDGAGVPFVTTFFVLLFCGATCWFPNRRYKHELKARDGFLIVVLFWTVIGSAGALPFLIADNPSVSVTDAFFESFSALTTTGATVIVGLDDLPKAILFYRQFLQWFGGMGIIVLAVAILPVLGIGGMQLYRAEIPGPVKDSKMTPRIAETAKALWYIYLSLTIACAVAFWLAGMSFFDAISHSFSTIAIGGFSTHDASMGYFNSPAINMITVVFLLISACNYSLHFAAFASGGVHPKYYWKDPEFRAFIFIQVVLFLVCFLLLLNHHSYDSYYDAFDQALFQTVSISTTAGFTTTGFSEWPLFLPVLLLFSSFIGGCAGSTGGGMKVIRILLLTLQGAREMKRLVHPRAVYTIKVGGSALPQRVVDAVWGFFSAYALVFVVCMLALIATGMDELSAFSAVAATLNNLGPGLGEVAMHFGDVNDKAKWVLIVSMLFGRLEIFTLLILLTPTFWRS
- a CDS encoding YigZ family protein; this encodes MNEQPYLIPSASALFEEEIKKSVFITHLAHTPSVEAAKQFVEQVKKEHSSARHNCWGFAAGRPEDSMKWGFSDDGEPSGTAGKPILAQLSGSGVGELTAVVTRYSGGIKLGTGGLVKAYGGGVQQALKLLQTIEKKITTKLRLELDYGFVPIAQSIMAQHQAVEVQADYGVQVELIIEIELLQVDSFTQTMINKSGAKALVTKVKDN
- the hemG gene encoding menaquinone-dependent protoporphyrinogen IX dehydrogenase, which translates into the protein MAKALFLYSSREGQTKKILNYIKEEMNEFECELQDLHTVNNVDFAQYDRVLIGASIRYGHLNKKLYQFIDANLAQLQSNKVAFFCVNLTARKEDQGKDTPEGSAYIKKFLLKSPWQPTLIGVFAGALYYPRYNWFDKTMIRFIMNMTGGETDTTKEVEYTNWEKVSLFSKKLQEM
- the fadB gene encoding fatty acid oxidation complex subunit alpha FadB, with amino-acid sequence MIYQANTLQVKELQDGIAELSFCAPASVNKLDLATLESLDKALDALNAHAGLRGLILTSNKDAFIVGADITEFLGLFAKPEAELDEWLRFANSIFSKLEDLPVPTLSMMRGHALGGGCECVLATDFRIGDKTTSIGLPETKLGIMPGFGGCVRLPRVIGADSAMEIITQGKACRADEALKVGLLDAIVETDQLLESAINTVSLAANEKLDWQLRRKQKTSALSLSKLEAMMSFTMAKGLVAQKAGPHYPAPITSVIAIEEAARSDRDAALDIERKHFVKLAKSEEAKALVGLFLNDQYIKGLAKQAGKSANKATERAAVLGAGIMGGGIAYQSALKGVPVMMKDIAQASLDLGMNEASKLLNKRLSRGRLDGFKMAGILSSITPSLHYAGVEQSDVIVEAVVENPKVKAAVLSEVEGLVGEDTVLTSNTSTIPINLLAKSLKRPENFCGMHFFNPVHRMPLVEIIRGEHTSEETINRVVAYAAKMGKSPIVVNDCPGFFVNRVLFPYFGGFSMLLRDGADFTKIDKVMERKFGWPMGPAYLLDVVGLDTAHHAQAVMAQGFPERMGKEGRDAIDALYVAEKYGQKNGSGFYTYSVDKRGRPKKTFSEDILPILADVCQQPQDFDDQTIIQRVMIPMINEVVLCLEEGIIATPQEADMALVYGLGFPPFRGGVFRYLDSVGIGNFVEMAKSYQDLGAMYQVPQLLLDMAAKGESFYDGQQASSL